From Gopherus evgoodei ecotype Sinaloan lineage chromosome 15, rGopEvg1_v1.p, whole genome shotgun sequence, one genomic window encodes:
- the LOC115635733 gene encoding urotensin-2 receptor-like, with product MEPNLTAGGAGNASGRAAGSGGGGSELLITSAFGTVLSCMCVAGVAGNVYTLAVMCHSARCAAPMYGSIISLALADLLYLSTIPFIVCTYLAQDWYFGDLGCRVLLSLDLLTMHASIFTLTLMCAERYLAVTRPLDSLKRSRGYRKAAAGAVWSVSLLLTLPMMLMVRLTEAGQAGGKVKRLCAPTWSADAYRTYLTVLFSTSIMAPGVIIGYLYTRLARTYLESQRNPPHKEGKRSPRQKVLIMVFSIVLVFWACFLPFWVWQLVRLYHSSLQLTSQTQKCINYLVTCLTYSNSCINPFLYTLLTKNYREYLRNRHRSFYRFTSSFRKRSSNLQCSWGRATSSSNQYDYGSESLGMATLKDK from the coding sequence atGGAGCCCAACCTCACCGCCGGCGGGGCAGGCAACGCGTCCGGCCGGGCGGCGGGCTCGGGCGGCGGCGGCAGCGAGCTGCTCATCACCTCCGCCTTCGGCACGGTGCTGTCCTGCATGTGCGTGGCCGGGGTGGCGGGGAACGTGTACACCCTGGCGGTGATGTGCCACTCCGCGCGCTGCGCCGCCCCCATGTACGGCTCCATCATCAGCCTGGCGCTGGCCGACCTGCTCTACCTCTCCACCATCCCCTTCATCGTCTGCACCTACCTGGCGCAGGACTGGTACTTCGGGGACCTGGGCTGCCgcgtcctgctcagcctggaccTGCTCACCATGCACGCCAGCATCTTCACCCTCACCCTCATGTGCGCCGAGCGCTACCTGGCCGTCACCCGGCCCCTGGACAGCCTCAAGCGCTCCCGGGGCTACCGCAAAGCCGCGGCCGGGGCCGTGTGGTCCGTCTCCCTGCTGCTCACCCTGCCCATGATGCTCATGGTCAGGCTGACCGAGGCGGGCCAGGCCGGGGGCAAGGTGAAGCGGCTGTGCGCCCCGACGTGGAGCGCCGACGCCTACAGGACCTACCTGACCGTGCTGTTCAGCACCAGCATCATGGCCCCGGGGGTGATCATTGGCTACCTGTACACGCGCCTGGCCAGGACCTACCTGGAGTCCCAGAGGAACCCGCCCCACAAGGAGGGCAAGAGGTCCCCCAGGCAGAAGGTGCTGATCATGGTCTTCAGTATTGTGCTGGTCTTCTGGGCTTGCTTCCTGCCCTTCTGGGTCTGGCAGCTGGTGCGCCTCTAccacagctccctgcagctgaCTTCGCAGACCCAAAAGTGCATTAACTACCTGGTGACCTGCCTGACCTACAGCAACAGCTGCATCAACCCCTTCCTCTACACCCTGCTCACCAAGAACTACCGGGAGTACCTGCGCAACAGGCACCGCAGCTTCTACCGCTTCACCTCCTCCTTCCGCAAGCGGAGCTCCAACCTGCAGTGCTCCTGGGGAAGGGCCACGTCCTCCAGCAACCAGTATGACTACGGCTCGGAGTCCCTGGGCATGGCCACGCTGAAGGACAAGTGA